A genome region from Nocardia sp. NBC_01730 includes the following:
- a CDS encoding helix-turn-helix domain-containing protein: MVGRRSAPTVRVVQVLDFFVEQRGKRFGLSETARALDLAKPTCLGILTELTAAGYLVRDANSLTYGLGPALIAAGRVAQDSFAISALARDELEKLTTHYRTTCTASAVVGEQIMVLESTGPGLVKVGAAYHFAPPVGLMYVLWDTDAAFDAWLAKPPTVPVRQDEARLRQVVAECRERGFLAESMTTAGRRLYSLLAGVADRDLPDGLRELVGELVTSLGERVYLGSDLRPRKEHAVSLLAAPTYSGDGRQNMVLTMYVGASITGAEIARRGAALVAAADAVTASSGGHKPLTNKRNVF, from the coding sequence ATGGTCGGCCGTCGGTCCGCACCCACCGTGCGGGTGGTTCAGGTACTGGATTTCTTCGTCGAGCAGCGCGGCAAACGCTTCGGGCTCTCCGAGACCGCCCGCGCACTCGACCTGGCCAAGCCGACCTGCCTCGGCATTTTGACCGAACTGACCGCGGCCGGGTACCTGGTGCGCGATGCCAACTCGCTCACCTACGGCCTCGGACCCGCGCTCATCGCGGCGGGCCGGGTGGCGCAGGACAGCTTCGCCATTTCCGCGCTCGCCCGCGACGAGCTGGAGAAACTCACCACGCACTACCGCACGACCTGCACCGCGTCGGCCGTGGTCGGCGAGCAGATCATGGTGCTGGAAAGCACCGGACCCGGCCTGGTCAAGGTGGGTGCGGCGTACCACTTCGCACCTCCGGTCGGCCTGATGTACGTGCTCTGGGACACCGACGCGGCCTTCGACGCGTGGCTGGCCAAGCCACCGACGGTGCCGGTGCGACAGGACGAGGCCCGGTTGCGACAGGTCGTCGCCGAGTGCCGCGAACGCGGTTTCCTGGCGGAGAGCATGACCACAGCTGGTCGCAGGCTGTACTCGCTGCTGGCCGGCGTCGCCGACCGCGATCTACCCGACGGGCTGCGCGAACTGGTCGGCGAGCTGGTCACCAGCCTCGGCGAACGGGTCTACCTCGGGTCGGATCTGCGTCCGCGCAAGGAGCACGCGGTGAGCCTGCTCGCCGCGCCGACCTACAGCGGCGACGGCAGGCAGAACATGGTGCTCACCATGTACGTCGGCGCGTCGATCACCGGCGCCGAGATCGCGAGACGTGGCGCGGCGCTGGTCGCCGCCGCGGACGCCGTGACGGCGAGTTCGGGCGGGCACAAACCATTGACCAACAAGCGAAACGTGTTCTAG
- a CDS encoding SDR family oxidoreductase, with the protein MLLQDKVVVVSGVGPGLGRAIAVQSAKAGADVVLASRTESRLTEVAEEITELGRRAVVVPTDINDEAAAANLVETALSAFGKVDTLVNNAFAIPPIVDLADVDLDQVRAGFETNVLAALRLTRLFVPALTETEGSVVMINSAVLRHSRRTFGPYKMAKASLLALAQSLATELGPKGIRVNSVAPGYIWADNLKWYFNYLAEQRGITSEEVYTETAKATDLRKLPEPDEIADAVVFFASAMARAITGACLDVNAGEYHH; encoded by the coding sequence ATGTTGTTGCAGGACAAGGTAGTCGTGGTCTCTGGTGTCGGGCCCGGTCTCGGCCGCGCCATCGCGGTGCAGAGCGCGAAGGCGGGCGCCGACGTGGTGCTCGCCTCGCGGACCGAGTCGCGGCTGACCGAGGTGGCCGAGGAAATCACCGAACTGGGCAGGCGTGCTGTGGTCGTGCCGACCGACATCAACGACGAGGCCGCGGCCGCGAATCTGGTCGAGACCGCCCTGAGCGCGTTCGGCAAGGTCGACACGCTGGTCAACAACGCGTTCGCGATCCCGCCCATCGTCGATCTCGCCGATGTCGACCTGGATCAAGTGCGTGCAGGCTTCGAAACCAACGTGCTGGCCGCGCTGCGGCTGACCCGGCTGTTCGTGCCCGCGCTCACCGAGACCGAAGGCTCGGTGGTGATGATCAACTCGGCGGTGCTGCGGCATTCGCGGCGCACCTTCGGCCCCTACAAGATGGCCAAGGCGAGCCTTCTGGCGCTGGCGCAGAGCCTGGCCACCGAGCTCGGCCCCAAGGGCATCCGGGTGAATTCGGTGGCGCCCGGCTACATCTGGGCTGACAACCTCAAGTGGTACTTCAACTACCTTGCGGAGCAGCGCGGCATCACCTCCGAAGAGGTCTACACCGAGACCGCGAAGGCCACCGACCTGCGCAAGTTGCCCGAGCCCGACGAGATCGCCGACGCGGTCGTGTTCTTCGCGTCCGCCATGGCGCGCGCGATCACGGGCGCGTGTCTGGACGTCAACGCCGGCGAATACCACCACTGA
- a CDS encoding sulfotransferase family protein — protein sequence MNTEEMNVIGRDDVGTIDDLHASATKVVGLDDFGTDDYREGLEVLLESYAEDAELTPFGNKVNRAFLRGALIARLLSEAAWQRFPEYADVAIERPIFVTGLPRSGTTAVHRLLNADPAHQGLEMWLTEMPQPRPPRDTWASNPVYQRLEAAYEKHHVEHPEFMGVHHISADQVEECWQLLRQSAMSVSYECLAYLPGYSAWLRERDWTPAYRRHRRNLQLIGLPDVGKRWVLKNPSHLFALDAIFEVYPDALVIQMHRDPRTIIASVCSLNEQASAGWSEKFRGPVVGAAQLDLWGRGAERFLADRTRYDAAQFCDVDYDDFVADPIGTVGSIYRHFGLPLTDEATSAMAALHAESASGAARPAHRYTLADFGLTADQVDARFGAYREAHFVGR from the coding sequence ATGAACACTGAGGAGATGAACGTGATCGGCAGGGACGACGTCGGGACCATCGACGATCTGCACGCCTCGGCGACCAAGGTCGTCGGACTGGACGATTTCGGTACTGACGACTACCGCGAGGGGCTCGAGGTACTGCTCGAGTCGTATGCCGAAGATGCGGAGCTCACGCCGTTCGGAAACAAGGTGAATCGCGCGTTCCTGCGCGGCGCGCTGATCGCTCGGCTGCTCAGCGAGGCGGCCTGGCAGCGCTTTCCGGAATATGCCGATGTGGCGATCGAGCGGCCGATCTTCGTGACCGGTCTGCCGCGCTCGGGCACGACGGCGGTGCATCGGCTGCTGAACGCCGACCCGGCGCACCAGGGGCTCGAGATGTGGCTCACCGAGATGCCACAGCCGCGCCCGCCGCGCGACACCTGGGCGAGCAACCCGGTGTATCAGCGTCTCGAGGCCGCCTACGAGAAGCACCACGTGGAGCACCCGGAATTCATGGGCGTACACCACATCTCGGCCGATCAGGTGGAGGAGTGCTGGCAGCTGCTGCGGCAGTCGGCCATGTCGGTGTCCTACGAGTGCCTGGCCTACCTACCCGGGTACTCCGCATGGCTACGCGAGCGGGATTGGACGCCCGCGTACCGCAGGCATCGGCGCAACCTGCAGTTGATCGGCTTGCCGGACGTCGGGAAGCGGTGGGTGCTGAAGAATCCGAGCCACCTGTTCGCGCTGGACGCCATCTTCGAGGTCTACCCGGACGCGCTGGTCATCCAAATGCACCGTGATCCGCGGACCATCATCGCCTCGGTGTGCAGCCTGAACGAACAGGCGTCGGCGGGCTGGTCGGAGAAGTTCCGCGGGCCGGTCGTCGGCGCGGCACAGCTGGATCTGTGGGGGCGTGGCGCCGAACGTTTCCTCGCGGACCGCACACGGTACGACGCGGCCCAGTTCTGCGATGTCGACTACGACGATTTCGTCGCCGATCCGATCGGCACGGTCGGGTCGATCTACCGGCACTTCGGGCTGCCGCTGACCGACGAGGCGACCTCGGCGATGGCGGCCTTGCACGCGGAGAGCGCATCGGGCGCGGCGCGTCCGGCGCATCGATACACCCTCGCCGATTTCGGGCTCACCGC